The following proteins are co-located in the Sardina pilchardus chromosome 24, fSarPil1.1, whole genome shotgun sequence genome:
- the vps45 gene encoding vacuolar protein sorting-associated protein 45: MNVTLAVKQYVSKMIESSGPGMKVLLMDKETTSIVSVVYTQSEILQKEVYLFERIDSQNRDNMKHLKAICFLRPTKENVEHLIQELRRPKYSVYFIYFSNVISKSEVKALAEADEQEVVAEMQEFYGDFIAVNPHVFSLNLSGVARGRSWEPSLLTRTTQGLTSVLLALKKCPMIRYQLSSDMAKRLAESVKQIITKEYELFDFRKTEVPPLLLILDRSDDAITPLLNQWTYQAMVHELLGLNNNRIDLSRVPGISKDLREVVLSAENDEFYANNLYLNFGEIGTNIKNLMEDFQKKKPKGQQKLESITDMKAFVENYPQFKKMSGHVSKHVTVVGELSRLVSERQLMEVSEVEQELACQNDHSNAQQMVRRLLQNPRLEDLDAVRLVMLYALRYEKHSNTILPQLMDDLQRKGVSERYRKMVQSMVEYGGKRVRGTDLITPTDAVAITKQFFKGLKGVENVYTQHQPLLHDTLDQLIKGRLKDSQFPYLGPSSLRDRPQDIIVFIIGGATYEEALTVYNLNRTMPGVRIVLGGTTIHNTTSFMEEVRSTAGGGQGGHSQGMGRHPNRR; encoded by the exons ATGAACGTCACCCTCGCTGTCAAACAGTATGTCTCAAAAATGATTGAGAGCAGCGGGCCAGGCATGAAGGTCCTGCTGATGGATAAGGAGACG ACCAGCATCGTCAGTGTCGTATACACTCAATCAGAGATCTTGCAGAAGGAGGTCTACCTTTTTGAGCGTATTGATTCGCAGAATCGAGACAACATGAAGCATCTCAAGGCAATTTGCTTCCTTCGACCAACCAAG GAGAATGTGGAACATCTGATTCAAGAACTGCGTCGGCCAAAATACAGTGTCTACTTCATCT ACTTCAGTAACGTCATCAGTAAGAGTGAGGTAAAAGCCCTGGCAGAGGCCGATGAACAGGAAGTGGTGGCAgagatgcag GAGTTTTATGGGGACTTCATTGCTGTGAACCCACATGTGTTCTCGCTTAACCTCAGTGGAGTAGCCAGA ggTCGCAGTTGGGAGCCTAGTCTGCTCACTCGTACCACCCAGGGATTGACCTCAGTCTTGTTGGCCCTGAAGAAATGCCCCATGATCCGCTACCAGCTCTCCTCAGACATGGCCAAGAGGCTTGCAGAGTCTGTCAAG CAAATCATTACCAAGGAGTACGAGCTGTTCGACTTCAGAAAGACAGAAGTCCCTCCGCTTCTGCTCATACTGGACCGGAGCGATGATGCCATCACCCCTCTCCTCAACCAG TGGACATATCAGGCCATGGTGCATGAGCTTCTGGGCTTGAACAACAACCGTATAGACCTATCCAGAGTACCGGGCATCAGCAAAGACCTGCGAGAGGTTGTTCTCTCGGCAGAAAATGATGAGTTCTATGCCAAT AATTTGTACTTGAACTTTGGTGAGATCGGAACCAACATCAAGAACCTGATGGAGGACTTCCAGAAGAAGAAGCCCAAAGGCCAGCAGAAACTGGAGTCCATCACCGACATGAAG GCCTTTGTAGAGAACTACCCTCAGTTTAAGAAGATGTCGGGCCACGTGTCCAAGCACGTGACGGTGGTGGGTGAGCTGTCGCGGCTGGTGAGCGAGCGTCAATTGATGGAGGTGTCCGAGGTGGAGCAGGAGCTGGCCTGCCAGAATGACCACAGCAACGCTCAGCAG ATGGTGCGGCGGCTGCTGCAGAACCCGCGGCTGGAGGATCTGGACGCCGTGCGGCTGGTCATGCTCTACGCCCTGCGCTACGAGAAGCACAGCAACACCATCCTGCCCCAGCTGATGGACGACCTGCAGCGCAAGGGGGTGTCGGAGCGCTACCGCAAG ATGGTTCAGTCCATGGTGGAGTACGGaggcaagagagtgagaggaactGACCTCATCACCCCCACAGATGCTGTGGCCATCACTAAGCAGTTCTTCAAAGGGCTCAAG GGAGTTGAGAATGTGTACACTCAGCACCAGCCCTTGCTGCATGACACTCTGGACCAGCTGATTAAAGGTCGCCTGAAGGACAGCCAGTTCCCCTACCTGGGGCCCAGCTCTCTCAGGGACCg ACCGCAGGACATCATCGTGTTCATCATCGGTGGAGCCACTTACGAGGAGGCGCTGACCGTCTACAACCTGAACCGCACCATGCCCGGGGTCCGCATCGTGCTGGGCGGCACCACCATCCACAACACCACCAG CTTCATGGAGGAGGTGAGATCAACAGCCGGTGGTGGACAAGGAGGACACTCGCAAGGAATGGGTCGTCATCCGAACCGacgttga
- the slc39a7 gene encoding zinc transporter Slc39a7 gives MAGRRCILALNLLAVAVVLLAAHQTRAHSHSHGDHGHHHDHGHGHGHHHHGHDHGHDHDAPKMFHGASKWSAEANLPTGEEEIPDHHGHAHDHHGHAHDHHGHAHDHHGHAHDHHGHAHDHHGHAHDHHGHAHDHASELKQEAEPEKRDLVELWMQAIGATLLISAAPFLILFLIPVQSNTDQHQNLLKVLLSFASGGLLGDAFLHLIPHALEPHSHHGDEGHGHAHASEESHDHGHSHGAKHAHMMSVGLWVLGGLMAFLMVEKFVRLLKGGHSHSHGHGHSHGAKAKDSDGEEEEKEEKKEEDKEDKKAPKTVEEKGTDIKVSGYLNLAADFTHNFTDGLAIGASFLVGPTVGLVTTITILLHEVPHEIGDFAILVQSGCTKKKAMCLQLLTAVGALAGTSCSLLAEGVGAAATAWILPFTAGGFVYIATVTVLPELLVGRSSLGQSLLEILAMLLGVGMMVLIAEYE, from the exons ATGGCAGGTCGTCGATGCATTTTGGCACTGAATCTGCTAGCAGTGGCAGTAGTGCTTTTAGCTGCCCACCAGACCAGGGCACATTCCCATTCTCATGGAGATCATGGGCATCACCATGACCATGGGCATGGCCACGGGCACCATCATCATGGGCACGACCACGGGCACGACCATGATGCACCGAAGATGTTTCATGGAGCCAGCAAGTGGAGTGCTGAGGCCAACCTCCCAACAGGTGAAGAGGAGATCCCTGATCACCATGGGCACGCGCACGACCACCATGGACACGCGCACGATCACCATGGACACGCACATGATCACCATGGACACGCACATGACCACCATGGACACGCGCACGATCACCATGGACACGCGCATGACCACCATGGACACGCACATGATCATGCTTCTGAGCTGAAGCAGGAAGCTGAGCCAGAAAAACGTGACTTGGTGGAGCTATGGATGCAG GCGATAGGTGCCACTCTGCTGATCAGTGCCGCAcccttcctcatcctcttcctcatcccagTCCAGTCCAACACGGACCAGCACCAGAACCTGCTTAAAGTGCTGCTCAGCTTTGCGTCGGGCGGACTGCTGGGAGACGCCTTCCTCCACCTCATCCCTCACGCGCTGG AACCTCACTCTCACCATGGAGACGAGGGACATGGGCACGCCCATGCCAGCGAAGAGTCACATGACCACGGCCACTCTCACG GTGCCAAACACGCTCACATGATGTCTGTGGGCTTGTGGGTGCTGGGTGGTCTCATGGCCTTCCTGATGGTGGAGAAGTTTGTCCGTCTCCTGAAAGGAGGACATTCCCAttcacacggacacggacactcCCATG GTGCTAAAGCAAAGGACAGcgatggagaggaagaagagaaggaagagaagaaggaagaagacAAGGAGGACAAAAAGGCACCCAAGACAGTGGAGGAGAAGGGAACAG ATATTAAAGTGTCTGGCTACCTGAATCTCGCCGCTGATTTTACGCACAATTTCACGGACGGCCTGGCCATTGGCGCATCCTTCCTGGTTGGGCCTACGGTTGGCTTGgtaaccaccatcaccatcttgCTGCACGAGGTGCCTCACGAGATCGGTGACTTTGCCATCCTCGTCCAGTCTGGCTGCACTAAGAAGAAG GCTATGTGTCTCCAGCTCCTGACTGCCGTCGGAGCGCTCGCTGGCACGTCCTGCTCTCTCCTGGCCGAGGGCGTAGGCGCTGCCGCCACGGCGTGGATCCTCCCCTTCACCGCCGGCGGCTTTGTTTACATCGCCACGGTGACGGTCCTGCCCGAGCTGCTGGTGGGCCGGTCCAGCCTTGGCCAGTCGCTGCTGGAGATCCTGGCAATGCTCCTCGGAGTCGGCATGATGGTGCTCATTGCTGAGTACGAGTGA